TACGTAACTATATAGGTATATAAAATGATGATTGTTAAGATTATACTGTATCACAATGCCATATCGCCATGACGTCTGAATATATAAACCTTATGGGGACATCAGCAGGCACATGAAGCGGCAATTTCGCTGTCAACTCCACGACATAGTATAACCAGTTCTGTTGGTTGCACCCCAGTGAGAACTCCGTAGAAACGTCCGATATCCCGAGTATCCCAGTTGCAAATTCATTGCGACGGCTATCTAACAGGTGGCCGTAACCGATGCGGAATTTCCCATCGCGGTAAGGGCAGTATCTgtttagcattcttaggatacatTCCCGTTATGTCGCCTTTTCATAGGGGcaggcagcgcaacccggacgaaagacaaaaAGAAGTGCACGATACGAGTGCAGTATGTCGCCCTGTTTCCCCGCCCACCCCTAGGAACAGGTTCAAtcgccaactcgcccagcttgcggTGTTAATGTCACCTCTGTTGCTAATGTGAAAGTTGGCAGGTTGTACAGAATGCTGCGTCGCGGTATCTGACTGCTTGTTCCAATAACGACTGCAGAACCACAGTAGGAGTTGCAATGTGAATAATACTTTATTAAATTTTCACGTTTTAATTGCCTCTAATTTCACCGCATTAGTGGCCTGAAAGCTTCTTGCCCGCGGCAATGAACTTCTCGCCAGTGCGCTTAAGCCTGTGAACCAAGTCATTTCGGAATTGGGTCGCCGCGCCAGAATCTTCAGCAGCGTACGACTCCATTGCATTGCCCATAACCTTTGCCAGAATTCCCATAGCTTTCTCAATCGCCTTCTCCCTTATCCTGCTAGTGGCCTGTTCCATGGCTGTCTTCATGTCCCCTACAGCAGTCTTTGTGACTTCGTGGATCTTTCTACCAGCATTCTTCAATGTATCCTTCGCCTTTTCCCACAGATCTCGTAGGAAGTACTCGTCATCCTGCGTGGACGCAATGACCATTGTAAAACACATATCAAACCAGTTAGTAATTGGTATTGAGCTTATGACCGCAAACTTTAGAAACCACTTCTTAATTTGAAAAACAAACGCTTCAAAACGCTGAAGGTATAGGCTCACTGTTTACTGGTGCCTTGTGGAAGTGTTCATAGAACAGATTACGGTTTATGTAAAAAACATCTCGCACTTAGAAAATGTCAGAATACGAATATGATTCCCTTCAAGCATCCTTTAATAATAGTCACTTAAATCATCAGGTGTGGCTTTTATTCACTGTGTCAATGTAGCCATGGCGGCTCCGAGCTCTGTTTCGCTCTCGATTTGCTCATATGACTTTCGTACAAAAAATAACAATTGGTATCCATCGCCAAACAGTGGCTTGAAAGCACTGAAGCAATGACTGTTTGTGTGGGCTCACCAGTGGCTAGTTTCTACAACACTCTCGGGAGACTATGGATATACGATgtctttttaatgcgaaagcaattatgtggacactccaggctcatGTTTTCCCTCGCTGTCGGCCTCTCCGTGAtgcccaagggcgataacaccgcccTTGGGCGGTGTTGACCGTCTCGCGTCGTATGCTATATATGCCAGTGAAAGCAGGCGAGTCGACGGTCACGGCTTAATCTCGCACGCGCCTAGGAAGAAAGCGGAGGGCAAACGCGCCGCCTTACGTCGTGTGGAAAGTCGCGGCGAGACCAGAGGGAGggagcaaggggggggggggggggttgtgctCCGGCGGCAACTTCGCATTTCGAGACCGGGTGCAAAGGGAAGTGACGATCTCGGCTCCATCTCGCGCGCCATTTCTGGCGGAAAGCGGGTAGGCAGCGTGGAAAagagtttggggggggggggcggggtcgGCTTCTTATGCTTCatcaagtgcgtactttgcacggccgcgcgccgtatcttgaaagcgatctgcagacggttcataacctttgtgcgcgctgtgttatCGCCGCTTTTGCACTCCAGCGACACACCAcccgaaggtcacttcactcgctgttgcagccgcgcttgctcacgcctgtgttttaacgcgatagcttcaagaggaagctttagctcgggcccaactccgacgcggcctattcaaatacatgtaaaaacgcaaaaacgtttttctcagataacccctggaccgattttaattaaatttgttgcatttgagagagaaagttaaattctagtgactgtttgaagcggaattttgacttagggcttgaattttgttaaaaaaattttcaaaaattctgacgtttgaaaaaaatagaagtacgaagtttacaagctaatagctctgcatcaagaacagatatcgcgattctgtaaacggcatccattagaccattcaaattGGACAATATTcatatgtcagtttacatcttacgtgaatttgttacgttgtttacaaaggttctgcaaaagttgtaattacacatcacTCCATTtcttgaggttcatgtgtaacatatcaattttgtccgccaTAGATGTGCTATTAGCTACAATTCacggaattgcgatatcattttttcttgctgagttacagaattgtaaacttcatagtttcgttttctgaaaacttgagattttcgccaaatttttataaaaatttgacgacttaaatcgaaaattcgaaaccagcagtcactagattttaagcttttcttttaaatgcagctaaccccgtcaaatttggtgcagtggttgccgagaaaaacgaattctccttttacatgtatttagataggagcacccgagctaaagattcctgTTAAGGGCCTGCGTCGCCGAAAGTTGGTCGACGCGTACAGCGTCGACgtctttatgaaaaaaaaagagttacaTATCGAACCACGCACGCCCTCCGTGTAGCGCGAaaaaagttactgaactaattgactttctcaaagtaaaattcgTCAGGAAAGTCGTAGGGTACGACtgacacacaacctacagacatgatagcgccagaatataatttgaatataggagaaaacataaCAATTCcgttgcgcggaaactcaaacgtaaacccattttccagcgtttctaccattcctAGAGCGGCACGCCCGTTTCCTTACAACACCTCccggtggcgctcgcctccgcgcatcgcggcccacgcaagaagccgcATCTCTACtagaaagttcgccttcgtgctTATCATTCgtcgccagcatttcccggtaaacattacggttacattggctgcagttgcccggaagcgcgagaagcagtcataaatccttgaatgctgtcgcgttccactcttaaaggcaattCTCAAGTGTCCTCCAAgtttttgacagcgagtgtccgtgctaATCGAGTGTCATGAGataatgtttgcttgtgcgcactgaCATCATACTTGTTATTCAgatagtaagcaaatgtttccaagttcatacggccgataaaggtACTACCCTTATTTCATATAACTGTCTGCTAATTTTCTATgccaatcgatgcttcgcttttttCTGCGAAactctgacttttttttttacctcgaacACGTCAAAGAAAAACTAGCCTAAAAAATTTATTTCAATCACATCCCCCCAGATTAACTGTTTATTGAAGTGGATATCATGTGCCCGATAAACGAAGCAAGGATTCTACTATATAAACCAATCACATTAAAGACTCATTCGTTACAAGTCTTAGAGCACGTATGAATATCGAAATGTTAAACGAAATCGTAATGACTGCCTAACTCCGTGTTTGATTATTTCTAAACAGCCATGCAATCCGAAATATTTGGCCCCAAATTTTTGTTGAAGTCTTCCAATTACGCGCCCATCGCAATTATGGAACTGCCTCCTGCAACCCTCACATGAAGTTACCTGTTTCAAGTCGTCCTTGGCGAGCGTTTCAGCTGTCTCGACCAGGATCTCCCCCACAAGTGTGACTTCCTTTCCCAAGTTCACCTTCAGACCACCTTCCTCGGCTTTCTTCGTTTCCTGGGACAGTACGTGTGCCGAGC
This Dermacentor albipictus isolate Rhodes 1998 colony chromosome 1, USDA_Dalb.pri_finalv2, whole genome shotgun sequence DNA region includes the following protein-coding sequences:
- the LOC135903073 gene encoding uncharacterized protein; translated protein: MKGAVVTFLALYVVAVTCSAHVLSQETKKAEEGGLKVNLGKEVTLVGEILVETAETLAKDDLKQDDEYFLRDLWEKAKDTLKNAGRKIHEVTKTAVGDMKTAMEQATSRIREKAIEKAMGILAKVMGNAMESYAAEDSGAATQFRNDLVHRLKRTGEKFIAAGKKLSGH